ACATGAGAAGCAGCAAGATTGGGGCAGAGAGTATGTCATAGGAAAGGGGTTTGCGCATCAGCTCGACCTCTACCAAGCGATTACCGCCTTCAAGCGTTCAGAGTTTTTAGTTCCTCAAGAGTCTTATAAACGGCGCTTAGAGGTCCAGTATGAGATTCTCCTCTGCTACTTCCTCGCTAAAAAATACTCAGATGTAGTCTACACCTTTGAGCGCAGCGACCTTCGAAATGCCGACCAGACCTTCCCCGTCTACCACGACCTTCTCGTGATCCTGTATGAGAGCTATCAAGAGACCCAAGAAGAGCAGAAGGCCGAGCGGATCTTAAAGATTCTCGAAGAGAGCGATGCCGAGTCCGCCGAGAAGCTCTCCCTCTCCTCCGCTCTTATGCGCGCAGATCTTCCAACACTCCATCAGCACGCTGAAAACCACTCCGATGAGAGCTATTTAAAGCCCTTTCTCGCCTCCTATGAAGCCGAGAGAAAATCTGTGAGTAAGGCCCAAGCTTTAAATGCCGTTCTTCCTGGAGCCGGCTACCTCTATCTGGGCCAGAAAAAATCTGCGCTCACCGCAGTTCTCTTAAATGGTCTTTTTATTGCGGCCTCTGTCCACTTCTTTCAGCATAAGCACCTCGCCGCTGGCCTCATCTTCACAAGCTTTGAAGCTGGCTGGTACTTTGGCGGGATCTACGGCGGCGGCGAAGAGGCTAAGTATTACAATGAAAGACTCTATGAGCAGAAGGCCTCGCCCATGATGAACCAGAAGGGGCTCTTCCCCGTATTCATGCTGCGCTATGGCTTTTAAACCAACCCTTCTATTTATCCTAGCTCCCCTCCTATGCTTTGCAGCACCAGGCTATGAAGAGCCCTGGGGAACGGATGCAGATCTACTTCCCAAACAGAAGAGCGTCGAAGCCCCTGCGCAGAAACCCTCCATCATGGTTAAAGCTGCAAAGGAGGCCATTCTCTTCCACCAGAACGTGCTCTCTAAGGTCGACGGACCGCGCAGCCACTTCCGCCCCTCCTCTTCCCAGTACATGCTCCTCGCAATGCAGAAGCACGGCTTCGTCAAAGGCTTCTTCCTCGGCTGCGACCGCCTCCTCCGCGAGAACGACGACGAGTGGGTCTACCGCACCACT
The Chlamydiales bacterium genome window above contains:
- a CDS encoding tetratricopeptide repeat protein — its product is MNRSLLVFCSFCLLLSACHHVSDDIEPKINYAVQDRYLKSLPAPFPPLTEHEKQQDWGREYVIGKGFAHQLDLYQAITAFKRSEFLVPQESYKRRLEVQYEILLCYFLAKKYSDVVYTFERSDLRNADQTFPVYHDLLVILYESYQETQEEQKAERILKILEESDAESAEKLSLSSALMRADLPTLHQHAENHSDESYLKPFLASYEAERKSVSKAQALNAVLPGAGYLYLGQKKSALTAVLLNGLFIAASVHFFQHKHLAAGLIFTSFEAGWYFGGIYGGGEEAKYYNERLYEQKASPMMNQKGLFPVFMLRYGF
- a CDS encoding membrane protein insertion efficiency factor YidD, yielding MAFKPTLLFILAPLLCFAAPGYEEPWGTDADLLPKQKSVEAPAQKPSIMVKAAKEAILFHQNVLSKVDGPRSHFRPSSSQYMLLAMQKHGFVKGFFLGCDRLLRENDDEWVYRTTTFNGKLIKYDPPP